From the Solanum pennellii chromosome 4, SPENNV200 genome, one window contains:
- the LOC107015628 gene encoding uncharacterized protein LOC107015628: protein MGSDKQSSGLLDTLKMETVRTILTHSYPYPHEHSRHLVIAVFVGCLFFISSDNMHTLIQKLDSNIKWWSMYACLLGFFYFFSSPFIGKTIKPSYSNFSRWYISWILLAALYHLPSFLSMGVDLRMNLSLFLTLFVSSILFLLVFHVIFLGLWYLGLVARVAGKRPEILTIVQNCAVLSIACCVFYSHCGNLAVVREKTFGRRNSGWFSLWNKEEGNTWLTKLVGMTKLKDQVCKSWFAPVGSASDYPFLSKWVIYGELTCNGSCAQSSNEISPLYSLWATFIGLYIANYVVERSSGWAVSRPLSLKEFEKLKKKQTKPEFLDMVPWYSGTSADLFKTMFDLLVSVTLFVGRFDMRMMQAAMSRVEDGAKQEDLLYDQFSGKDGLWFDFMADTGDGGNSSYTVARLLAQPSLRLQVNGSMRTLPRGDMLLIGGDLAYPNPSSFTYEKRFFRPFEYALQPPLWYKEEHIAVSKPELPPEVDELRQYDGPQCFVIPGNHDWFDGLQTYMRYICHKSWLGGWFMPQKKSYFALQLPNRWWVFGLDLALHCDIDVYQFKFFSELVRDKVGKNDSVIIMTHEPNWLLDWYFNHVTGKNVTYLIRDHLKERCRLRIAGDVHHYMRHSYVPSNKPVYVQHLLVNGCGGAFLHPTHVFKNFKEIYGTPYETKAAYPTFEDSSRIALGNILKFRKKNWQFDVIGGMIYFILVFSMFPQCQLDHILKDDTFSGLLGTFFGTVWDLFMYMLGCSYVSAAGAVLLLTIAIVFVPSMVSWKKRLLIGILHVSAHLAAALILMLLMELGVEICIRHKLLATSGYHTLYQWYQSVESEHFPDPTGLRERIEQWTFGLYPACIKYLMSGFDVPEVMAVTRSNICKNGIDSLSRGGAVIYYASVFLYFWVLSTPVVSLILGSYLYISINWLHIHFDEAFSSLRIANYKSFTRFHINTKGDLEVFTLAVDKVPKEWKLDPKWDGESKQPQEPSYLQKFPSKWRAKASQQDPVNTVRIIDHFVIEHRDSELSNG from the exons ATGGGGTCTGATAAGCAGTCCAGTGGTCTGCTTGATACTCTAAAAATGGAGACAGTTAGGACGATCTTAACTCATTCTTATCCTTACCCACATGAACATTCGCGGCATTTGGTCATTGCGGTGTTTGTCGGATgcttattttttatatcatcAGATAACATGCATACACTTATTCAGAAGTTAGATAGCAATATCAAGTGGTGGTCAATGTATGCCTGTCTGCTTGGattcttttacttcttttcatctCCATTTATAGGGAAGACAATCAAACCAAGTTACTCAAATTTTAGTCGTTG GTATATATCTTGGATACTTTTGGCTGCTCTATATCATCTTCCCAGTTTTCTATCTATGGGAGTAGATCTCAGGATGAACCTGTCTTTGTTTCTGACCTTATTTGTCTCATCCATTTTGTTTCTTCTCGTTTTCCATGTTATTTTTCTTGGGCTTTGGTATCTTGGCCTAGTTGCTCGCGTGGCGGGAAAGAGGCCCGAGATCCTGACAATTGTGCAAAATTGTGCT GTTTTAAGCATAGCCTGCTGTGTGTTTTATAGTCACTGTGGCAACCTTGCTGTAGTAAGGGAAAAAACTTTTGGTCGGAGGAATTCTGGTTGGTTTTCGTTGTGGAATAAGGAAGAGGGCAACACTTGGCTTACCAAACTTGTAGGCATGACTAAGCTGAAAGATCAAGTATGCAAATCTTGGTTTGCTCCAGTTGGGTCAGCCAGTGATTACCCCTTTTTGTCCAAATGGGTCATCTATGGAGAG TTAACTTGCAACGGGTCATGTGCACAATCATCAAATGAAATTTCTCCGCTATATTCATTGTGGGCCACTTTTATAGGCCTCTACATTGCAAATTACGTTGTGGAAAGGTCATCAGG ATGGGCTGTTTCACGCCCTTTGTCACTCAAAGAGTTcgagaaattgaagaaaaagcaAACGAAACCTGAGTTCTTGGATATGGTTCCTTGGTATTCAGG GACATCTGCTGATCTATTCAAGACAATGTTTGACTTGCTGGTCTCTGTAACTTTGTTTGTTGGACGCTTTGATATGCGAATGATGCAG GCGGCAATGAGCAGGGTTGAAGATGGGGCTAAGCAGGAGGATCTTTTGTATGATCAGTTTAGTGGGAAGGATGGTCTGTGGTTTGACTTCATGGCTGATACAGGAGATGGTGGAAATTCTTCCTACACTGTGGCTCGGCTTCTTGCTCAACCTTCACTCCGACTCCAAGTCAATGGTTCAATGCGTACTCTGCCACGTGGAGACATGCTTCTTATTGGGGGTGACCTTGC GTATCCTAATCCATCATCATTTACATATGAGAAACGCTTTTTTCGTCCCTTTGAATATGCTCTTCAGCCTCCTTTGTGGTATAAGGAAGAGCATATTGCTGTAAGTAAGCCTGAATTGCCTCCTGAAGTGGATGAACTTAGGCAGTATGATGGACCTCAGTGTTTTGTCATCCCTGGAAACCATG ACTGGTTTGATGGGCTCCAGACGTATATGAGGTACATCTGTCACAAGAGCTGGTTGGGTGGTTGGTTTATGCCTCAAAAGAAAAGCTATTTTGCGCTTCAGCTCCCCAATAGGTGGTGGGTATTTGGTCTTGATCTTGCTCTCCATTGTGATATTGACGTATACCAATTCAAGTTCTTCTCAGAATTAGTGAGAGATAAG GTCGGGAAAAATGATTCTGTGATCATTATGACGCATGAGCCTAACTGGCTTCTTGATTGGTACTTCAATCATGTGACTGGAAAGAATGTTACCTACTTGATACGCGACCATTTGAAAGAAAGGTGTAGACTACGGATTGCTGGAGATGTGCATCACTATATGCGGCATTCATATGTTCCATCAAATAAGCCTGTTTATGTCCAGCATTTACTTGTCAATGGTTGTGGAGGTGCTTTTTTGCACCCTACACATGTCTTCAAGaatttcaaagaaatatatggAACACCATACGAGACCAAAGCTGCTTACCCAACTTTTGAAGATTCAAGCAGG ATTGCATTGGGCAATATATtgaaatttaggaagaaaaacTGGCAATTTGATGTTATTGGTGGCATGATATATTTCATATTGGTCTTTTCTATGTTTCCACAG TGTCAGCTAGATCACATTTTAAAGGATGACACCTTCTCGGGTCTCTTGGGAACCTTCTTTGGCACAGTGTGGGATTTGTTTATGTATATGCTGGGATGCTCATATGTATCAGCAGCTGGTGCTGTATTACTTTTAACAATTGCAATAGTCTTTGTGCCTTCAATGGTGTCTTGGAAAAAGAGACTACTAATTGGGATTCTTCATGTGTCCGCACACTTGGCTGCTGCCTTGATTCTCATGCTCTTGATGGAATTAGGTGTTGAAATATGTATTCGGCATAAATTACTTGCAACTTCAG GTTATCACACGTTATATCAATGGTACCAGTCCGTGGAGAGTGAGCATTTCCCGGATCCAACTGGCCTTAGGGAACGTATAGAACAATGGACATTTGGCCTTTATCCAGCATGTATCAAGTATCTCATGTCCGGTTTTGACGTTCCTGAG GTAATGGCCGTTACCAGGAGTAATATTTGCAAAAATGGGATTGATTCTCTCTCCCGAGGGGGTGCTGTAATATATTATGCATCAGTTTTCCTATATTTTTGGGTCTTATCAACTCCAGTGGTTTCTTTGATACTTGGAAGCTACCTCTACATTTCCATCAATTGGCTTCACATACATTTTGATGAAGCATTTTCATCACTCCGCATTGCAAATTACAAGTCATTTACACGGTTCCATATCAATACCAAAGGCGATCTTGAAGTTTTTACCCTTGCAGTTGATAAG GTTCCGAAAGAGTGGAAATTGGATCCAAAATGGGATGGGGAGTCGAAACAGCCACAAGAACCAAGTTATCTCCAGAAGTTCCCTAGCAAATGGAGAGCTAAGGCCTCTCAACAGGACCCTGTAAATACTGTGCGAATAATTGATCATTTTGTCATTGAACACAGAGATTCAGAACTGTCGAACGGGTAA